CCTGGGCATCCGCGACGAGGCCACCACCCGGGCCGCCGCCCTCTTCGTCCGCGGCGAGCAGCGCGAGGACGGCACCTGGGCCACCTTCTACGGCGGCCCGTCCGACCTCAACGCCACCATCGAGGCGTACGTCGCCCTGCGCCTGGCCGGCGACGCCCCCGAGGCGCCCCACATGAGCCGGGCCGCCGCCTGGATCCGCGAGCAGGGAGGCATCGCCGCCGCCCGCGTCTTCACCCGGATCTGGCTGGCCCTGTTCGGCTGGTGGAAGTGGGAGGACCTGCCCGAACTCCCGCCGGAACTCCTTTACTTCCCTAAATGGTTCCCGCTGAGCATCTACAACTTCGGCTGCTGGGCCCGGCAGACGATCGTGCCGCTCACCGTCGTCTCGGCGAAGCGCCCGGTGCGCCCGGCGCCGTTCCCGCTGGACGAGCTGCACACCGACCCGGCCCACCCCAACCCGCCCAAACCCCTTGCGCCGGTGAACAGTTGGGAGGGGCTCTTCCAGCGGCTCGACAAGGTGGTGCGCGGCTACCGGCCGGTCGCGGTGCGCAGGCTGCGCAAGGCGGCCCTGAACTCCGCCGCCCGCTGGATCATCGAACGCCAGGAGAACGACGGCTGCTGGGGCGGGATCCAGCCGCCCGCCGTGTACTCGGTCATCGCCCTCCACCTGCTCGGCTACGACCTCGAACACCCGGTGATGCGGGCCGGGTTGGCGTCGTTCGACCGCTACGCCGTGTGGCGCGAGGACGGCGCCCGGATGATCGAGGCCTGCCAGTCGCCGGTGTGGGACACCTGCCTGGCGACCATCGCGCTCGCCGACGCGGGACTCCCCGCCGACCATCCGCAACTGGTCAAGGCCGCCGACTGGATGCTCGGCGAACAGGTGACGCGGCCCGGCGACTGGTCGGTGCGCAGGCCCCAACTCCCGCCAGGGGGTTGGGCGTTCGAGTTCCACAACGACAACTACCCCGACATCGACGACACCGCCGAGGTCGTCCTCGCGCTGCGCCGGGTCAAGCACCACGACCCGCAGCGGATGGACCGGGCCGTCGCGCGCGGGGTGCGCTGGAACCTCGGCATGCAGTCGAAGAACGGGGCCTGGGGCGCCTTCGACGTCGACAACACCAGCAGGTTCCCCAACCGGATGCCGTTCTGCGACTTCGGCGAGGTCATCGACCCGCCGTCCGCCGACGTCACCGCGCACGTCGTCGAGATGCTGGCGGTCGAAGGACTCTCGCACGACCCGCGCACCCGGCGTGGCATCGAGTGGCTGCTCGCCGAACAGGAGCCGGAGGGCTCGTGGTTCGGGCGCTGGGGCGTCAACTACGTCTACGGAACAGGGTCGGTGGTGCCCGCCCTCACCGCGGCCGGCCTGCCCGCCCGGCACCCCGCGATCCGGCGGGCGGTGAACTGGCTGGAGCGGGTGCAGAACGACGACGGCGGCTGGGGCGAGGACCTGCGCTCCTACGAGGACCCCGTCCGCTTCAGCGCCCGGGGTCCCTCGACGGCCTCCCAGACGGCGTGGGCGCTGATGGCCCTGCTGGCGGCGGGGGAGAGGGACTCCAAGGCCGTCGAGCGGGGCGTCGCGTGGCTGGCGCAGACCCAGCGGGAGGACGGCTCCTGGGACGAGCCCTACTTCACCGGCACCGGCTTCCCGTGGGACTTCTCGATCAACTACCACCTCTACCGGCAGGTCTTCCCGCTGACCGCACTCGGCCGGTACGTCCACGGCGAGCCGTTCGGCAAGCTGCCCGGCGCGCAGCCGGCCGCCGCCGAGGCCGAGGGGAGCTGACTTGAGCACACAGCCCGTCCCCGCCCCGCTGCTGATCGCCTGCGCGCTCGGCATCGAGCACCTCGCCCTGCGCATGGGAGACCGCAGCGGCGCCGACGGGCCGGTCACCGTCCTGCGCACGGGCATGGGGCCCAAGGCGGCGGAGCGTTCCGTCACCCGGGTCCTGGCCGACCCGGTGCTCGGCGGGGCCGCCGTGCTCGCCACGGGGTTCTGCGCCGGGCTCGCCCCCGGCATGCACCCCGGTGACCTGGTCGTCGCCGAGGAGACCCGCGACCCGCGCGGCAGTGTCCCCTGCGTCGGCACCGAACTGCTCGTCAAGGAGCTCGTGCGCACCCTGCCCGGGCGCACCGTCCACACCGGCCCCCTCACCGGCTCCGACCACGTCGTACGCGGTCACGAACGGGCCGATCTGCTCGCGACCGGCGCAATCGCGGTCGACATGGAGTCGGCGGCCACGCTCCTGAGCGCCGTGCGCGCGGATGTGCGCCCGGTTGCGGCCGT
The Streptomyces sp. NBC_01485 genome window above contains:
- the shc gene encoding squalene--hopene cyclase codes for the protein MTATTDGSTGALPPRAAAASETDITIPVAAGGQEAAVRAMQRATDFLLARQDPEGWWKGDLETNVTMDAEDLLLRQFLGIRDEATTRAAALFVRGEQREDGTWATFYGGPSDLNATIEAYVALRLAGDAPEAPHMSRAAAWIREQGGIAAARVFTRIWLALFGWWKWEDLPELPPELLYFPKWFPLSIYNFGCWARQTIVPLTVVSAKRPVRPAPFPLDELHTDPAHPNPPKPLAPVNSWEGLFQRLDKVVRGYRPVAVRRLRKAALNSAARWIIERQENDGCWGGIQPPAVYSVIALHLLGYDLEHPVMRAGLASFDRYAVWREDGARMIEACQSPVWDTCLATIALADAGLPADHPQLVKAADWMLGEQVTRPGDWSVRRPQLPPGGWAFEFHNDNYPDIDDTAEVVLALRRVKHHDPQRMDRAVARGVRWNLGMQSKNGAWGAFDVDNTSRFPNRMPFCDFGEVIDPPSADVTAHVVEMLAVEGLSHDPRTRRGIEWLLAEQEPEGSWFGRWGVNYVYGTGSVVPALTAAGLPARHPAIRRAVNWLERVQNDDGGWGEDLRSYEDPVRFSARGPSTASQTAWALMALLAAGERDSKAVERGVAWLAQTQREDGSWDEPYFTGTGFPWDFSINYHLYRQVFPLTALGRYVHGEPFGKLPGAQPAAAEAEGS
- a CDS encoding phosphorylase family protein produces the protein MSTQPVPAPLLIACALGIEHLALRMGDRSGADGPVTVLRTGMGPKAAERSVTRVLADPVLGGAAVLATGFCAGLAPGMHPGDLVVAEETRDPRGSVPCVGTELLVKELVRTLPGRTVHTGPLTGSDHVVRGHERADLLATGAIAVDMESAATLLSAVRADVRPVAAVRVVVDAPEHELVRIGTVRGGISAFRVLRSVLPAFFEWHRNVLLPRR